A single region of the Novosphingobium sp. genome encodes:
- a CDS encoding MFS transporter encodes MAAATGLAVANIYYNQPMLGLIERDLPGTAAGFVPTVTQLGYALGLFLLVPLGDLVERRRLIVAQFLALAVALSGAALAPSGSVLLLGSLMVGALATVAQQIVPLAAHMAPPAKRGAVIGKVMAGLLLGILLSRTLAGFVAQQAGWRSMFWLGVPLAIVAGGVLRVALPHSRPDHKTPSYPALLGSLWHLWRDLPVLRRSTLTQALLFAAFSAFWSILALYVQQLGHGSSVAGMFGIVGAAGVFAAPLAGHLADRRGPGAAITAGTVLTILGWAIAGLSHGLVGLAIGCIVLDLAVQGALISHQHGVYALRPEARARLNTLFMGGMFLGGALGSALAMAAWQAAGWHGVGLLGGGLAALALAAQWSGRSADQPAASAVA; translated from the coding sequence ATGGCCGCCGCCACCGGTCTGGCGGTGGCCAACATCTACTACAACCAGCCGATGCTCGGCCTGATCGAGCGCGATCTGCCCGGCACCGCCGCCGGCTTCGTGCCCACCGTGACGCAACTGGGCTATGCGCTGGGCCTGTTCCTGCTGGTGCCGCTGGGCGACCTTGTCGAGCGGCGCCGCCTGATCGTCGCCCAGTTCCTCGCTCTGGCCGTGGCGCTGTCGGGGGCGGCGCTGGCCCCTTCGGGATCGGTGCTGCTGCTGGGCTCGCTGATGGTCGGGGCGCTGGCCACTGTGGCGCAGCAGATCGTGCCGCTGGCCGCGCATATGGCCCCGCCCGCAAAGCGCGGCGCGGTGATCGGCAAGGTGATGGCCGGACTGCTGCTGGGCATTTTGCTGAGCCGCACGCTGGCGGGCTTCGTGGCACAGCAGGCCGGATGGCGCAGCATGTTCTGGCTGGGCGTGCCGCTGGCCATCGTGGCGGGCGGGGTGCTGCGGGTGGCGCTGCCGCACTCGCGGCCTGACCACAAGACGCCCTCCTATCCCGCCCTGCTCGGCTCGCTGTGGCATCTGTGGCGCGATCTGCCGGTGCTGCGCCGCTCGACCCTGACGCAGGCCCTGCTCTTTGCCGCCTTCAGCGCTTTCTGGAGCATTCTGGCGCTTTACGTGCAGCAATTGGGCCATGGCTCTTCGGTGGCGGGCATGTTCGGAATCGTGGGAGCGGCGGGGGTTTTCGCGGCCCCTCTGGCGGGCCATCTGGCCGACCGGCGCGGACCGGGCGCCGCGATCACGGCGGGGACGGTGCTGACCATCCTTGGCTGGGCGATCGCGGGCCTGTCGCATGGGCTGGTCGGGCTGGCGATCGGCTGCATCGTGCTCGATCTCGCGGTGCAGGGCGCGCTGATTTCGCATCAGCATGGCGTCTATGCGCTGCGGCCCGAGGCGCGGGCGCGGCTCAACACGCTGTTCATGGGCGGCATGTTTCTGGGCGGCGCGCTGGGCTCGGCTCTGGCCATGGCGGCCTGGCAGGCGGCAGGGTGGCATGGCGTGGGCCTGCTGGGTGGCGGCCTCGCCGCGCTGGCCCTGGCGGCCCAGTGGTCCGGCCGGTCGGCGGATCAACCGGCCGCAAGCGCGGTGGCCTAG
- a CDS encoding TonB-dependent receptor — MAIRQSVTFGVALAGLMAGLVPHQALAGASGPKPQAHAARDEDDDDDDRKPVHQTKAAPKAGDHDDDDDGDGDDGPRRTGEIVVTAHQLDNARARVSASLGASTYALSNDVIEKRPSGEAANLVNVLLQMPGVSQGGSGELHVRGAQGLQYRINNVIIPDGFTDLADTLRARFADKVELVTGALPAQYGLQTGGVVNITTKSGVYGQGGEVELSGGTLGRFEGAFDAMGSLGETNYYVSGSYLRSDAGLSAPDRSTSPLHDHTDQIDGFAYFDRILDAQSRLSLIVGISNDAYDLPHARGINAAGSTAAATFQRPLTIGTTTAYPSEAWGGHERVASQYGILSYQRSAGALTMQLSATLRASALAITPDVVGDVLFTGLAQAVSKHNLSTGLQAEGLYELSPAHRLRGGITFNWSRDRSRIDYAVLPVNGTGQQTSTTLLTIPGLEAETRRQLGAYLEDEWLLGDSLTINTGLRFDSTTNSGGGHALSPRANAVWKPASGTTAHLGYARYFVPASEDTGTAAVGLLAGTTGAWPTRTETAAKAERDDYLDLGVEQKLEDLTLGVDAYWRHARNLLDAVRIGSTVLSRPFNYERGKAWGVELTATYSEGPLSIWGNLAVARIEGRTIIAGQAPFTAAQLQWIATHDVATNADQRVTGSLGAAWHSGKLRLSADGVVGSGLPRTIAGAAPNGARMAANAQVNLAATYRLEGLRHRPLTARLDVLNALGARYALQDGTSLAGGNAQWGTPRGIYAGIEQAF; from the coding sequence TCAGACGAAGGCGGCGCCCAAGGCCGGGGATCACGACGACGATGATGACGGCGATGGCGATGATGGCCCCCGGCGCACCGGCGAGATCGTCGTCACTGCCCATCAGCTCGACAATGCCCGCGCGCGGGTCAGCGCCAGCCTTGGCGCCTCGACCTATGCGCTGAGCAATGACGTCATCGAAAAGCGCCCCAGCGGCGAGGCCGCCAATCTGGTCAATGTGCTGCTGCAGATGCCCGGTGTCAGTCAGGGCGGCTCGGGCGAGTTGCATGTGCGGGGCGCGCAGGGGCTGCAATATCGCATCAACAATGTGATCATCCCCGATGGCTTCACCGATCTGGCCGACACTCTGCGCGCCCGCTTTGCCGACAAGGTGGAGCTGGTGACCGGGGCTTTGCCCGCGCAATATGGCCTGCAGACGGGCGGCGTGGTCAACATCACCACCAAGAGCGGCGTCTATGGCCAGGGCGGCGAGGTCGAATTGAGCGGCGGCACGCTGGGCCGTTTCGAGGGCGCCTTCGATGCGATGGGCTCGCTGGGGGAGACCAACTACTATGTCTCGGGCTCCTATCTGCGCAGCGATGCCGGGCTGAGCGCGCCCGACCGCTCGACCAGCCCGCTGCATGACCATACCGACCAGATCGACGGCTTTGCCTATTTCGACCGTATTCTGGATGCGCAATCGCGGCTGTCGCTGATCGTGGGCATCTCGAACGATGCCTATGATCTGCCCCATGCGCGCGGAATCAATGCGGCCGGTTCCACGGCCGCCGCCACCTTCCAGCGCCCGCTGACGATCGGCACCACCACCGCCTATCCCAGCGAGGCATGGGGCGGGCATGAAAGGGTGGCCAGCCAATATGGCATCCTGTCCTACCAGCGCAGCGCGGGCGCGCTGACCATGCAGCTTTCGGCCACGCTGCGGGCCTCGGCGCTGGCGATCACCCCCGATGTGGTGGGCGATGTGCTGTTCACCGGTCTGGCTCAGGCGGTTTCCAAGCATAATCTCTCGACCGGCCTGCAGGCCGAGGGTCTGTATGAGCTGTCACCGGCCCATCGCCTGCGGGGCGGCATCACCTTCAACTGGTCGCGCGACCGCAGCCGGATCGACTATGCGGTGCTGCCCGTCAATGGCACCGGCCAGCAGACCTCCACCACGCTGCTCACCATCCCCGGCCTGGAGGCCGAGACGCGGCGCCAATTGGGCGCCTATCTCGAGGATGAATGGCTGCTGGGCGACAGCCTGACCATCAACACCGGCCTGCGTTTCGACAGCACCACCAACAGTGGCGGCGGCCATGCGCTGAGCCCCCGCGCCAATGCGGTGTGGAAGCCCGCCAGCGGCACGACAGCCCATCTGGGCTATGCCCGCTATTTCGTCCCCGCCTCCGAAGACACCGGCACCGCCGCCGTCGGTCTGCTGGCCGGCACCACCGGCGCATGGCCGACCCGAACCGAGACGGCGGCCAAGGCCGAAAGGGACGACTATCTCGATCTGGGCGTGGAGCAGAAGCTGGAGGATCTGACCCTGGGTGTCGATGCCTATTGGCGCCATGCGCGCAATCTGCTCGATGCGGTGCGGATCGGTTCGACGGTGCTGTCGCGCCCCTTCAACTATGAAAGGGGCAAGGCCTGGGGCGTGGAACTGACCGCGACCTACAGCGAGGGCCCGCTCTCCATCTGGGGCAATCTGGCCGTGGCGCGGATCGAGGGGCGCACCATCATCGCCGGGCAGGCGCCTTTCACGGCGGCGCAACTGCAATGGATCGCCACGCATGATGTGGCCACCAATGCCGACCAGCGCGTGACAGGATCGCTGGGCGCGGCCTGGCATAGCGGCAAGCTGCGGCTCTCCGCCGATGGCGTGGTCGGCAGCGGTCTGCCCCGGACCATTGCGGGCGCTGCCCCCAATGGCGCAAGGATGGCGGCCAATGCGCAGGTCAATCTGGCGGCGACCTATCGGTTGGAGGGCTTGCGACATCGCCCGCTCACGGCCCGGCTCGATGTGCTCAATGCGCTGGGCGCGCGCTATGCCTTGCAGGATGGCACCTCGCTGGCCGGAGGCAATGCGCAATGGGGCACGCCGCGCGGCATCTATGCGGGGATCGAGCAGGCTTTCTGA